A single genomic interval of halophilic archaeon DL31 harbors:
- a CDS encoding 2-phospho-L-lactate guanylyltransferase CofC (KEGG: hvo:HVO_2202 2-phospho-L-lactate guanylyltransferase CofC~TIGRFAM: Coenzyme F420, CofC~PFAM: Coenzyme F420, CofC) translates to MQLFVPFAAERPKTRLSAVLDNDERRELSRAMLDDVLDALERAAPVSPTVLATAPLESNHRVVVDDRPLTEAVNARLGSAPTAVVMADLPLATPDALGPLFETSTDLAIAAGLGGGTNAFLARDPAFHVDYHGASYLDHLAIAEKAGLSITEIDSRRLAVDVDEPEDLAELLLHGEGAAREWLVDAGFELDTGSGRVTVARSDGRM, encoded by the coding sequence GTGCAGCTTTTCGTCCCGTTCGCAGCCGAACGCCCGAAGACCCGCCTCTCGGCCGTTCTCGACAACGACGAGCGCCGCGAGCTGTCCCGGGCGATGCTCGACGACGTGCTCGACGCGCTCGAACGCGCCGCGCCCGTCTCGCCGACGGTGCTCGCGACGGCACCGTTGGAGAGTAACCACCGAGTCGTTGTCGACGACCGGCCGCTGACGGAGGCGGTCAATGCACGACTGGGGTCCGCTCCCACCGCGGTGGTGATGGCAGACCTGCCGTTGGCCACACCCGACGCGTTGGGCCCGCTATTCGAGACCTCCACAGACCTCGCTATCGCGGCCGGGCTCGGCGGCGGCACCAACGCGTTTCTGGCCCGTGACCCCGCCTTCCACGTCGACTACCACGGCGCCTCTTACCTCGACCATCTCGCGATTGCCGAGAAGGCGGGGCTCTCCATCACCGAAATCGATTCCCGGCGGCTGGCGGTCGACGTGGACGAACCAGAGGACCTCGCGGAACTCCTGCTCCACGGCGAAGGCGCCGCCCGGGAGTGGCTGGTCGACGCCGGCTTTGAACTCGACACTGGCAGTGGCCGAGTCACCGTCGCCCGCAGCGACGGCCGGATGTGA
- a CDS encoding APHP domain protein (PFAM: APHP~KEGG: hla:Hlac_1770 AAA ATPase containing von Willebrand factor type A (vWA) domain), with the protein MSDRKGATILVCAVVLVATAALSGGVGVEGAAAVNAEFQVTNADLATETISEGESATITADIENVGTEIGTFGAELESEGAGVIATSDVEVEPEETETVEFSQPFDTAGTYELSVNGEPAGTLTVTEPTSAEFEMTEATLSEAKTTVGDPVTVTAKITNTGNADGTYTADLEVNGSVDESKSVDIDAGESAPVSFTPTFEAVGTYELGVSGESAGTLTVTEPASAEFTVTEVTLSAPEITVGDTVTVTAEVANTGEADGTYTAEFAVDGDVEESKSVDINAGETGTVSFLQPFETAGDYTIRVGDGPTQTLSVVEPEPVNLSITAAELSDTRINPGDSVTVTATVVNDGGSAGEITADLQVNGTTRDTQTRTVEAGEQVPIEFTRSFSEAGTRTIAVSGQSAGTLTVTEPAAFEVSSAQLAADTILAGDDAVVSAEVRNTGGTEGTFTAELRATGPDGTTQTVDTQSVTLAGGESQTVELRGSVEQPGEYDVQINQTAAGTLTVESPANLMITGATLEENVVSEGEEVVVNATIENTGDREGSLSVAVAANEEVKTTEEMTVSPGESGTEQITYTATADGEYEITVNGADAGTLTVVRPATFRTTNVDIEPDTVLEDESTEVTATIVNGGTESGTHTATLVVDDELVESQKIDIGPGGSETVVFTPTFETAAEYEIAVNDEPAGTLSVLEPADVSIRDTTLSSEQITAGESATVTVELANDGDIGGEFTTQLRNGNDTLGTDTRTVGPDANETVQFNRTFRTAGEYDLAVNDDAVGTLAVLEPADVSLGETTLTPESVEVNESVELTIELQNDGEATGQRDVDITLGDGTAFQRTRDVPENGTTLMIRHAYNATGEYSVAVDDATVANVSVVEPQTNADSGGGGGGGSSGSSGSSGSSDSPGSSGSTTTTSPEPTVVRSESDEAITISVDGAVGGRYDIAVDLAGPSDSQPAVSVSLVGMEPTGDPEAYETTIGRPTAEPDGRDPVPRGVALGYMEFNSSLGAASTNAATIQFTVDEEAIPGGLGPENVVVLRCTDGEWTMANVSHSVEGDTHTVTLPHATPVAVVALEPGRVEVVESEVPADQVRVGYETTLRTTVENPGDRPASRNLTVGVNGETVAEREVTLGPGENATIEIRFEPPEDGTVSLEGSDVGEIMLFGDDDGSTTSTGSKTDEDIPGFGVGTAVFALLVTALAVRGRRP; encoded by the coding sequence ATGTCCGACCGTAAGGGGGCGACGATTCTCGTGTGTGCGGTGGTACTCGTCGCAACAGCGGCGCTCTCAGGAGGCGTCGGTGTGGAGGGGGCAGCCGCCGTTAACGCCGAGTTTCAGGTGACAAATGCCGACCTTGCAACGGAAACGATCAGTGAGGGGGAGTCGGCCACAATTACCGCGGATATCGAAAATGTTGGCACCGAGATCGGAACGTTCGGGGCCGAACTTGAAAGCGAGGGGGCTGGCGTCATCGCCACCAGTGACGTGGAAGTCGAACCAGAAGAGACAGAAACTGTCGAGTTCTCCCAACCGTTCGACACTGCGGGGACCTACGAGCTCAGCGTGAACGGCGAGCCCGCAGGGACACTCACCGTCACGGAGCCAACGTCCGCCGAATTCGAAATGACAGAGGCGACGTTGTCTGAGGCTAAGACCACCGTCGGAGACCCCGTCACTGTGACAGCTAAGATCACAAACACCGGCAACGCCGATGGGACATACACGGCTGATCTCGAGGTTAATGGATCCGTCGACGAATCAAAATCCGTCGACATCGACGCGGGAGAGTCGGCGCCGGTCAGTTTTACACCTACATTCGAGGCAGTGGGGACGTACGAACTCGGTGTCAGTGGCGAGTCCGCAGGCACACTCACGGTGACAGAACCAGCGTCGGCCGAATTCACTGTGACAGAGGTGACGCTGTCTGCGCCTGAGATCACCGTCGGAGACACAGTCACTGTGACGGCTGAGGTTGCAAACACCGGTGAAGCAGACGGCACATACACGGCCGAATTCGCTGTTGATGGCGATGTCGAGGAATCAAAATCCGTCGACATCAACGCCGGCGAGACGGGAACGGTTAGTTTCTTGCAACCGTTCGAGACGGCCGGCGACTACACAATCCGTGTTGGTGACGGGCCGACACAGACGCTCAGCGTCGTCGAACCGGAGCCAGTAAACCTCTCGATTACGGCTGCAGAGCTGTCGGACACACGGATCAATCCGGGCGATTCAGTCACGGTCACTGCAACCGTCGTGAATGATGGCGGGAGTGCCGGTGAGATCACAGCCGACCTCCAAGTTAATGGGACGACGAGAGACACGCAGACGCGCACCGTCGAGGCCGGCGAGCAGGTACCGATCGAGTTCACCCGGAGCTTTAGCGAGGCAGGGACACGCACAATTGCGGTCAGTGGACAGTCGGCTGGAACACTCACGGTCACTGAACCCGCAGCATTCGAAGTGTCGAGCGCACAGCTCGCTGCGGATACCATCTTGGCGGGCGACGACGCTGTCGTGTCCGCCGAAGTGAGGAACACTGGTGGGACCGAGGGAACGTTTACCGCTGAGCTCCGTGCAACGGGACCAGATGGAACAACGCAGACGGTCGATACGCAGTCAGTGACGCTTGCAGGTGGTGAGTCACAAACCGTTGAGCTACGTGGAAGCGTCGAGCAACCCGGCGAGTACGACGTGCAGATCAATCAGACGGCGGCCGGGACACTCACTGTCGAATCGCCGGCCAATTTGATGATCACGGGTGCGACACTTGAGGAAAACGTGGTGTCCGAGGGTGAGGAGGTTGTGGTGAATGCCACCATCGAGAACACTGGCGACCGTGAGGGGAGTCTCTCAGTGGCGGTAGCAGCCAATGAGGAAGTCAAAACTACTGAGGAGATGACTGTCAGCCCCGGAGAGAGTGGAACGGAACAGATCACCTATACAGCGACTGCCGACGGCGAGTACGAAATCACGGTTAACGGTGCAGATGCTGGAACGCTCACTGTGGTCCGACCGGCGACGTTCCGAACGACAAATGTGGATATCGAGCCAGACACAGTGCTTGAAGACGAATCGACCGAGGTGACTGCAACCATCGTGAACGGTGGAACCGAGTCAGGAACACACACTGCAACATTAGTTGTCGATGACGAGTTGGTTGAGAGTCAGAAAATCGACATCGGTCCAGGCGGTAGCGAGACGGTCGTCTTTACACCGACGTTCGAGACGGCAGCCGAGTACGAAATCGCCGTGAACGACGAACCAGCTGGCACACTTAGCGTACTCGAGCCAGCAGACGTCTCGATCCGTGACACCACCCTTTCGTCCGAGCAGATCACCGCTGGCGAGTCCGCAACCGTAACGGTCGAGCTCGCGAATGACGGCGATATCGGCGGCGAGTTCACGACGCAACTTCGGAACGGCAACGACACACTTGGGACCGACACCCGGACGGTCGGCCCGGATGCAAACGAGACCGTCCAGTTTAATCGAACGTTCCGAACAGCTGGGGAGTACGATCTCGCCGTCAATGATGACGCTGTCGGCACCCTCGCCGTGCTCGAACCAGCCGATGTCTCGCTCGGGGAAACGACGCTTACACCTGAGTCGGTCGAGGTCAACGAGTCGGTTGAACTCACCATCGAACTACAGAACGACGGTGAGGCCACCGGACAACGAGACGTCGACATCACACTCGGTGACGGCACCGCCTTCCAGCGAACGCGCGACGTGCCCGAAAACGGGACGACGCTGATGATCAGACACGCGTACAACGCTACCGGCGAGTACAGCGTTGCCGTCGATGACGCGACCGTTGCCAACGTCTCCGTTGTCGAACCGCAAACGAACGCCGACTCCGGTGGCGGGGGCGGGGGTGGATCGTCTGGATCGTCGGGTTCATCCGGGTCGTCGGATTCACCCGGGTCATCGGGGTCGACCACGACGACAAGCCCGGAGCCAACCGTGGTCCGGTCTGAGTCGGACGAGGCAATCACCATCAGCGTTGACGGTGCGGTTGGCGGGCGCTACGATATCGCGGTGGACCTCGCCGGCCCGTCGGACTCACAGCCCGCGGTGTCAGTGTCTTTGGTCGGGATGGAGCCGACTGGTGATCCCGAGGCGTACGAAACGACAATCGGACGGCCGACAGCGGAGCCCGACGGTCGCGACCCCGTCCCCCGGGGGGTAGCGCTCGGGTACATGGAATTCAATTCGTCGCTTGGCGCAGCTAGCACGAATGCGGCGACGATCCAATTCACCGTCGATGAGGAGGCAATCCCGGGTGGACTGGGCCCAGAGAACGTCGTCGTGCTACGGTGCACCGACGGCGAGTGGACGATGGCAAACGTCAGCCACAGTGTGGAGGGAGACACACATACGGTGACACTCCCACACGCGACACCCGTCGCCGTCGTCGCGCTTGAACCCGGGCGCGTCGAGGTCGTCGAGAGTGAGGTGCCAGCCGATCAGGTCCGGGTGGGCTACGAGACGACGCTCCGGACGACGGTAGAAAACCCCGGTGACCGTCCGGCAAGCCGCAATCTCACGGTGGGTGTGAACGGCGAAACCGTTGCCGAACGGGAGGTGACACTCGGTCCTGGTGAGAATGCGACCATCGAGATCCGGTTCGAGCCACCTGAAGACGGAACAGTGTCACTCGAGGGGAGCGACGTCGGCGAAATCATGTTGTTCGGTGACGACGATGGTAGCACGACATCGACGGGCTCTAAAACGGACGAGGACATTCCGGGGTTCGGTGTGGGAACCGCGGTGTTTGCGCTGCTGGTGACAGCACTCGCTGTGCGGGGCCGGCGGCCGTGA
- a CDS encoding hypothetical protein (KEGG: nmg:Nmag_0090 hypothetical protein): protein MVSPANDPYFFRYWQEQLAARADGVFDFALFADMGGAASGRPLSHAINWWVTVLVGGVDAAPAVAAWLPIATAVCLGYVVYRLTYCLTSDVRVALAAVLFYGLAPANVVYTTVGFLDHQAHQYLWLGLLVFTLTALAADVAARTRETAPTTAARAHARATRSWLLAAGLAVAVGASAHLWGGSPLTFGPVAAVVGFRVALDIRHNSSPAFGNAPLLMGLTVGAVLALAAHVGLGWQRINRGGHAVARRWWGTHSRGPRGVVAAD, encoded by the coding sequence GTGGTGTCGCCTGCCAACGACCCCTACTTTTTCCGGTACTGGCAGGAGCAGCTGGCCGCCCGGGCTGACGGTGTTTTCGATTTCGCCCTGTTCGCCGATATGGGCGGCGCCGCGAGCGGACGTCCGCTCTCGCACGCGATCAACTGGTGGGTGACCGTCTTGGTCGGTGGTGTGGACGCCGCCCCCGCTGTCGCGGCGTGGCTTCCGATCGCGACTGCCGTCTGTCTTGGTTACGTCGTTTACCGACTGACGTACTGTCTCACGAGTGACGTTCGCGTTGCACTCGCCGCAGTCCTGTTTTACGGGCTTGCACCTGCCAACGTGGTCTACACGACGGTTGGCTTCCTCGATCACCAAGCGCATCAGTACCTGTGGCTCGGACTCCTCGTGTTTACCCTGACTGCCCTCGCAGCCGATGTCGCCGCCCGCACACGTGAGACAGCCCCGACCACTGCCGCTCGCGCTCACGCGCGCGCCACGCGATCATGGCTTCTTGCGGCTGGACTTGCCGTTGCTGTCGGTGCCTCTGCACACCTGTGGGGGGGTTCGCCACTTACGTTCGGTCCCGTCGCCGCCGTGGTCGGCTTTCGCGTCGCACTCGACATCCGGCATAACAGCTCACCCGCGTTTGGCAATGCGCCCCTTCTCATGGGACTGACAGTCGGTGCTGTGCTCGCCCTCGCCGCACACGTCGGGCTCGGGTGGCAACGAATCAATCGCGGCGGTCACGCCGTTGCTCGTCGCTGGTGGGGCACTCACAGTCGTGGCCCTAGGGGAGTTGTGGCGGCGGACTGA
- a CDS encoding UTP--glucose-1-phosphate uridylyltransferase (KEGG: nph:NP4674A sugar nucleotidyltransferase (glucose-1-phosphate thymidylyltransferase) 7~PFAM: Nucleotidyl transferase) codes for MQAVVLAAGKGTRLRPLTEDKPKGMVEVADKPLITHCFDQLIDLGADELIVVVGYMKEVIIDHYGDAYEGVPITYTHQREQNGLAHALLTVEEYIDDDFMLMLGDNIFQANLQDVVRRQREDRADAAFLVEEVPWDDASRYGVCDTNQYGEITDVVEKPDDPPSNLVMTGFYTFTPAIFHACHLVQPSNRDEYEISDAIDLLIQSGRTIDAIGLDGWRIDVGYPEDRDEAERRLTGDTESDTEQSADSTVESDD; via the coding sequence ATGCAAGCCGTCGTACTCGCCGCGGGCAAAGGCACGCGCCTTCGCCCCCTCACAGAAGACAAGCCCAAGGGGATGGTCGAGGTCGCCGACAAACCCCTCATCACTCACTGTTTCGATCAGCTCATCGATCTCGGCGCCGACGAGCTCATCGTCGTCGTGGGCTACATGAAGGAGGTGATTATCGACCACTACGGCGACGCCTACGAGGGCGTCCCGATCACCTACACCCATCAGCGCGAACAGAACGGGCTCGCTCACGCCCTCCTAACGGTCGAAGAGTACATCGACGACGATTTCATGCTCATGCTCGGCGACAACATCTTTCAGGCCAATCTCCAAGACGTGGTCCGCCGTCAACGCGAGGATCGCGCCGACGCCGCGTTCCTCGTCGAGGAAGTCCCATGGGACGACGCCTCCCGCTACGGTGTCTGTGACACCAACCAGTACGGCGAAATCACCGACGTCGTCGAGAAACCTGACGACCCACCAAGCAACCTCGTGATGACCGGCTTCTACACGTTCACGCCCGCCATCTTCCATGCCTGCCACCTTGTCCAGCCCTCGAACCGCGATGAGTACGAAATTTCCGACGCGATCGACCTGCTCATTCAGTCGGGCCGGACGATCGATGCGATTGGCCTCGACGGGTGGCGCATCGACGTCGGCTATCCCGAGGACCGTGATGAAGCTGAACGGCGTCTCACTGGGGATACAGAGAGTGACACAGAACAGAGTGCAGACAGTACCGTCGAATCCGACGATTGA
- a CDS encoding Tubulin/FtsZ GTPase (PFAM: Tubulin/FtsZ, GTPase domain~KEGG: hbo:Hbor_06420 cell division GTPase), translating to MKLAMIGFGQAGGKIVDKFVAYDKEHGSDIVRAAVAVNTAKADLMGLDHIPESQRVLIGQSRVKGHGVGADNELGAEIAEEDMDEVQGSIDSIPVHEVDAFLVVAGLGGGTGSGGAPVISKHLKRIYTEPVYGLGILPGSDEGGIYTLNAARSFQTFVREVDNLMVFDNDAWRKTGESVQGGYDQINDEIVKRFGILFGAGEVEQGGEVAESVVDSSEIINTLAGGGVSTVGDAREEVENTGGGGGLLSRLTGGEEEDNLDTAHTTNRITSLVRKAALGRLTLPLPCEIEGTERALLVMAGPPKYLNRKGIERGRKWLEEQTGSMEVRGGDYPVTGANFVASVILLSGVNNVPRIKELQQVAIEAQENIEEIQQESDDKLEGLVNDDEDELESLF from the coding sequence ATGAAGCTGGCAATGATTGGGTTCGGCCAGGCCGGTGGCAAGATCGTCGACAAGTTCGTCGCGTACGACAAAGAACACGGTTCAGATATCGTCCGCGCCGCAGTCGCGGTCAACACAGCCAAGGCCGATCTTATGGGTCTCGACCACATCCCGGAGAGCCAGCGAGTGCTCATCGGGCAGTCCCGCGTGAAGGGACACGGGGTCGGAGCCGACAACGAACTCGGCGCGGAAATCGCCGAAGAAGATATGGACGAGGTTCAGGGGTCCATCGACTCCATCCCCGTCCACGAGGTGGACGCGTTCCTGGTCGTCGCCGGGCTCGGCGGCGGCACAGGCAGCGGTGGCGCGCCGGTCATCTCGAAGCATCTCAAGCGCATCTACACCGAACCGGTTTACGGACTGGGCATTCTGCCGGGCTCGGACGAAGGGGGTATCTACACGCTCAACGCCGCACGCTCCTTCCAGACGTTCGTCCGTGAGGTGGACAACCTCATGGTGTTCGACAACGACGCCTGGCGGAAGACCGGCGAGTCCGTTCAGGGCGGCTACGACCAGATCAACGACGAGATCGTCAAGCGGTTCGGCATCCTCTTCGGTGCCGGCGAAGTCGAGCAGGGTGGCGAAGTGGCCGAATCCGTGGTCGACTCTTCGGAGATCATCAACACCCTCGCGGGTGGCGGTGTCTCCACCGTGGGCGACGCCCGCGAGGAAGTCGAGAACACCGGCGGTGGTGGCGGCCTGCTCTCGCGGCTCACCGGCGGCGAAGAGGAGGATAATCTCGACACTGCACACACGACCAACCGCATCACGAGCCTCGTTCGCAAGGCCGCACTCGGGCGACTGACCCTCCCCCTCCCCTGTGAGATCGAGGGCACCGAACGCGCGCTGCTCGTGATGGCCGGCCCGCCGAAATACCTCAATCGGAAAGGCATCGAGCGCGGGCGGAAGTGGCTCGAAGAGCAGACCGGCAGCATGGAGGTCCGGGGCGGGGACTACCCCGTCACCGGCGCGAACTTCGTCGCGAGCGTCATCCTCCTCTCGGGCGTGAACAACGTCCCGCGCATCAAGGAGCTCCAGCAGGTGGCCATCGAGGCCCAGGAGAACATCGAGGAGATCCAGCAGGAGAGCGACGACAAACTCGAAGGACTCGTCAACGACGACGAAGACGAGCTCGAGTCGCTGTTCTAA
- a CDS encoding hypothetical protein (KEGG: hla:Hlac_3041 hypothetical protein) produces the protein MDRHELEGHEFIAETAKATGNGAHVLVPKDWRGADVKIVRTSDPTDE, from the coding sequence ATGGACAGACACGAACTAGAAGGCCACGAATTCATCGCCGAGACGGCCAAAGCCACCGGAAACGGGGCACACGTTCTCGTCCCGAAGGATTGGCGTGGAGCGGACGTGAAAATCGTCCGGACTTCCGACCCCACCGACGAGTAA
- a CDS encoding sugar transferase (PFAM: Bacterial sugar transferase~KEGG: hma:rrnAC1586 hypothetical protein), whose product MALTQKRVLVAMLTLAAVGYFDYTYRLPRTTLIAITPLLLVVLPAWFVWIRRRPTGDAKRAIIVGDDPDTVEALAADTEIPPMGYLCPTSAFRADVTSDPVAAVADGGFKLGNLDRLGGLSRIEDVLVEYDVDTAVLAFEHTDRAEFFGALDACYEHGVEVLVHRDHADRVLTADTDVGTLVNVNVEPWDIQDHMLKRGFDVVFAVVGLVVLSPVICGIALAIKLEDGGSILYSQDRTAVFGETFNVFKFRSMVPEGESVKPVDDEVNDRITRVGHVLRQTHLDEIPQLWSILVGDMSLVGPRAVWTEEESLLEAQERSWRKRWFVKPGLTGLAQVNGAKSTNPEEKLRYDLQYVKQQSFTYDLKLVVRQIWKVGLDVVSAIGR is encoded by the coding sequence GTGGCGCTCACCCAAAAGCGGGTGCTGGTCGCCATGTTGACGCTCGCTGCAGTCGGGTACTTTGATTATACGTACCGGCTGCCGCGGACGACGCTCATCGCGATCACGCCGTTGTTGCTTGTGGTGTTGCCGGCGTGGTTCGTTTGGATCCGGCGACGGCCGACTGGTGACGCCAAGCGGGCGATTATCGTCGGGGATGATCCCGATACGGTTGAAGCGCTTGCGGCCGACACCGAGATCCCACCGATGGGGTATCTCTGCCCGACGAGTGCCTTTAGAGCGGATGTGACATCAGACCCGGTGGCTGCTGTTGCTGATGGCGGGTTCAAGCTTGGTAATCTCGACCGGCTGGGCGGGCTCTCCCGAATCGAGGACGTCCTCGTTGAGTACGATGTCGACACGGCCGTGTTAGCGTTCGAGCACACGGATCGAGCCGAGTTCTTCGGCGCGCTTGATGCGTGTTATGAACATGGCGTTGAGGTGCTTGTCCATCGCGATCATGCTGACCGAGTGTTGACTGCCGACACCGATGTGGGGACACTCGTCAACGTCAACGTCGAGCCGTGGGACATTCAAGACCACATGCTCAAACGCGGTTTTGACGTGGTGTTTGCAGTGGTTGGGTTGGTGGTGTTGAGTCCCGTCATCTGTGGGATTGCACTGGCGATTAAGCTGGAGGATGGCGGGTCGATCCTTTACAGTCAAGACCGTACTGCGGTGTTCGGTGAGACGTTCAATGTGTTCAAATTCCGCTCGATGGTTCCCGAGGGGGAGTCTGTTAAACCGGTTGATGATGAGGTGAACGACCGGATCACGCGTGTGGGGCATGTGTTACGACAGACGCATCTCGACGAAATTCCGCAGTTGTGGTCGATTCTCGTCGGCGACATGAGCCTCGTCGGTCCTCGAGCCGTGTGGACTGAAGAGGAGTCGCTACTGGAGGCCCAAGAGCGGTCCTGGCGCAAGCGGTGGTTCGTCAAGCCGGGGCTGACTGGGCTTGCACAGGTGAATGGCGCGAAAAGCACGAATCCAGAAGAGAAGCTGCGCTATGATCTTCAGTACGTCAAACAGCAGTCGTTCACCTACGATCTGAAGCTGGTTGTTCGGCAAATTTGGAAGGTCGGACTTGACGTTGTGTCGGCGATTGGTAGGTGA
- a CDS encoding transposase, IS605 OrfB family (KEGG: nph:NP4358A IS1341-type transposase~TIGRFAM: Transposase, IS605 OrfB, C-terminal~PFAM: Transposase, probable, IS891/IS1136/IS1341; Transposase, IS605 OrfB, C-terminal), producing MMYSPRFRLLPTTVQREAMDWTRNTVRQVYNHGLREFNNIPDDAGTLRQRVWSVRDTLPAMKDWWSDLKHVYSTVLQKAIERIRDNIQNLGKLKAKGYDVGSLKWKKPREYRSFTYRQSGFELDKKSGPDGRGLLVLKKLKGKTREIPIRLHRDLPDHEQIKEVTLKKEPTGAWYVSFCIKTDEPEKPDVEDITPDDTVGLDLGVLNFVHDSNGCSVGRLDLSKDRERLEREQRSLSRKQEGSNNWKKQRRQVATVYARMTAKKQDFKHKLAHFYTTQYDAVFVEDLNVRGMLEGPGNARNKAEVGWRDFITILEHHGDKNACHVKEINPRGTTKECSSCGVETRKPVWVREHSCPSCGFELDRDWNASLNVLARGLSKLGVVHSEETPVKTVTAVDTQNVSASRVHQTTSGGLSDAV from the coding sequence ATGATGTACAGCCCTCGCTTCCGCTTGCTTCCCACGACAGTGCAACGCGAAGCGATGGACTGGACACGAAACACCGTACGACAAGTGTACAACCACGGTCTCCGCGAATTCAACAACATCCCCGACGACGCAGGCACGCTCCGTCAACGCGTCTGGAGCGTCCGCGACACGCTCCCTGCGATGAAAGATTGGTGGTCCGACCTGAAACACGTCTACTCCACGGTCCTCCAGAAAGCCATCGAGCGAATCCGAGACAACATCCAGAACCTCGGGAAACTCAAAGCCAAAGGATACGACGTGGGGTCGTTGAAATGGAAGAAACCACGAGAATACCGGAGTTTCACGTACCGACAATCAGGCTTCGAACTCGACAAGAAGAGTGGCCCAGACGGACGTGGACTCCTCGTCCTCAAGAAACTCAAAGGCAAAACCCGCGAAATCCCAATTCGCCTCCATCGAGACCTTCCAGACCACGAGCAAATCAAAGAAGTCACGCTCAAGAAAGAACCCACGGGCGCGTGGTACGTCTCATTCTGCATCAAAACAGACGAACCCGAGAAACCAGATGTAGAGGACATTACCCCTGATGACACCGTGGGTCTTGACCTCGGTGTGTTGAACTTCGTTCACGACTCGAATGGTTGCTCTGTTGGACGACTTGACTTATCCAAAGACCGCGAGCGTCTTGAACGCGAGCAACGCTCGCTCTCGCGCAAACAAGAAGGCTCAAACAATTGGAAGAAACAACGCCGTCAAGTCGCCACGGTTTACGCTCGGATGACCGCGAAGAAGCAGGACTTCAAGCACAAACTCGCGCACTTCTACACGACCCAGTACGACGCCGTGTTCGTCGAAGACCTGAACGTTCGTGGGATGCTTGAAGGCCCGGGGAACGCGCGGAATAAGGCTGAAGTCGGGTGGCGTGACTTTATCACTATCCTCGAACATCACGGTGACAAGAACGCGTGTCACGTTAAGGAAATTAACCCACGTGGGACGACCAAAGAGTGTTCGTCGTGTGGTGTGGAGACACGCAAGCCAGTATGGGTACGCGAGCATTCGTGTCCGTCATGTGGGTTCGAACTCGACCGGGATTGGAACGCGTCGTTGAACGTGCTGGCGCGCGGGCTATCGAAACTAGGAGTGGTTCACTCCGAAGAGACGCCTGTGAAGACTGTGACCGCTGTGGATACGCAGAATGTATCTGCAAGTCGCGTTCACCAGACTACGTCTGGTGGGCTGTCAGACGCAGTCTGA
- a CDS encoding hypothetical protein (KEGG: nmg:Nmag_0090 hypothetical protein), with amino-acid sequence MLVGQTTHDRAQFDAAQTIDAHADTAAREYPENFVLSRWSDNRMYNYFVSGEAQSYGYAQSNYAQFLAAGDPDSWYDRFQGRVGYVVITEQSTTLPTNTTYVALYEGYGVGANQTTATGHFQLLETADGVRTFGVVPGAVIEVSDPSGEQVTATTTVIIGDETHTYTRTTSVTDGSATIRVAHPGEYTVGNRTVTVTAEDVLEGNQTEVTS; translated from the coding sequence ATGCTTGTTGGGCAGACAACACACGACCGGGCGCAGTTCGACGCCGCCCAGACGATTGACGCTCACGCCGACACTGCCGCCCGTGAGTATCCCGAAAACTTCGTGTTGAGTCGGTGGAGCGACAACCGAATGTACAACTACTTCGTGAGCGGTGAGGCTCAAAGCTACGGCTACGCACAGAGCAATTACGCGCAGTTCCTCGCGGCGGGGGATCCCGATAGCTGGTACGACCGCTTCCAAGGGCGGGTCGGGTACGTGGTAATTACAGAACAATCGACCACACTCCCAACTAACACGACGTATGTAGCGCTGTATGAAGGGTACGGCGTGGGAGCTAACCAGACGACTGCGACCGGCCACTTCCAGCTGCTTGAGACAGCAGACGGCGTGCGAACGTTTGGGGTTGTTCCCGGCGCCGTCATTGAAGTCTCCGACCCGTCAGGCGAACAGGTGACAGCGACGACCACCGTGATAATCGGCGATGAGACACACACCTACACCCGGACCACGTCGGTCACAGATGGATCCGCGACGATTCGCGTCGCCCATCCTGGCGAGTACACCGTTGGGAATCGTACCGTTACTGTGACCGCGGAGGACGTCCTCGAAGGCAACCAGACAGAGGTGACCTCCTAA